In the Pecten maximus chromosome 5, xPecMax1.1, whole genome shotgun sequence genome, AGAGAACATTTTTTCAGAccatatcattttatattatatgtttcATGCGTGATTGTTTACGATCAGTATCAATCTATAGAGTATAACATTACATACCCAATTTTGgcattaaatgttttgaaacgTTTGATggatttaatttttaatatccATTTCTCCataatttatctatttactgCGTAATTGACGATATTCTTTtagttgtttaatttttttaaatacctgTAATTAAaataacttctcaataacctgaggcccagagacttgattaAACGTACcacattaaacatgtttttatagCTCTTTATTCTGAACTATTCATATTTCCAATGGTTTTGCGTATTTTGGACGTTTCTTCAATTAAAAcacatgttttaatttataaaatatcatcagGATAACGTTTGGTTCCCATGTAGTACAAAGCAACAGTTTTATAATGTCAacaatttattgatatatatagaatTGTTTCATTTCCTTCGTACTTCGGTTTCCCTGAACCCATTATCTATAATTTCAAACTACTCGTATAAAGAGAATAAATATATTGGTTTCCAATTTGGGACAAACTTATGTTTATCGTTAAGTTATGCTTTTGTCAAATATATGTTTGGACTTATTTATTTAATTAGGCTGTTTATCCATCATTAATGGCAGGATAACCTCTAGGTTCGAAAGATGCAAATGGATGACCTTAGTCAAGATTGAAGTTTAAAGGTCGACATTGTTACATTTGGAAAATAGATTTCcttgttcaatataaaattatactaTTCAGTGTGAGTATAAGTGTTTGACCTTTGTTATATGAAATGTTCGTCGATGAAGGCAAAAACActtccagaacacctggtctgatTTTTTGGAATGTGAACATCTGTTTGTTTAAATTAGCCCCTCCCCGCCCGTGTTATTATGTGCAAGTCAAGTTTACGATTTTAATCCTAGGATTCTCTTGGGCGTTATTGCCTACTATTTGCTGTTTTTGCACTAATTGCATGTCTGAGGTTCGAATGTTATGACTTATATAGTCAATACGTTAGTACCTCTTATATAGGAATATAAACCGGTATTCCTAGTCCGTCAAGGAGAATACTTCAATCTAACTCATTACAAATGAAAGGTTTCAAAGCCTTTCAGCCACTGACTGTTTATGACTCGAGAGATATTTGACAGATACATTTTATTGTGTAAAACATAACAGTTAGAACAGTTGAGGTTTTGTAAACATGCTAAGTTCAAAAAGAAGTATGGTCGTTTtccgcttatcctgacctaTACGTACAGCGAGATATAAAAGAGACAATCGAGTTCCGTAACGTACATAGGTTCGGCAAGAAGAAGCACGGAGACCCCGTCCGATTGTAGCGCGGTTTATATACCAACGTCAACACGAATTAGTTCTATCACAGACACACAGGTTGCCTGGGTCCCGTTACGGCATCTACGAGCAATTTCCAGCAGTTGTGGAGGAAGTCAGAAGGAAATCGTATCCGGTCACGAAACGATTCAGGAGAGAGGGTCATAAAGTTAAGTTAGTAGAGATAGAATGTATGTGGATGGTGCTTTCTATACATGGGGCCTGAGACCGACACGTCTCATTTCGAACGATTCATGATATACAGGGCCGTCGCATCGTGGCGACAGACCGTATCTAGATCGGGAGGATATGCTGACATCGCGACAACTAACAGGTTTCAGCTTCTAGAATCACGTAACGATGGCGTGGCAGAAGCGCAGGGTCAGTCAGCACCTGAAAATGACCCAGGTATTCACCACCTATTATATGAAACATCGCATGTGTCGGTCCCTGATCTTGCTGAATCCCATGTAAAGCATGTATAAAGGATTCAGGAGGGTATAATACCTTAGTAACTGTATGTAGCTGCATGGTTCAGCGTAGTTTAGGCTCAAAACCTGATTATACAGatttttgtaatgtatttaaCAAATCGGATATAGACTTTTTTCTTAATGTTGGTTAGATAATAACACTGATCTTAAAGTAGATGGTTTTGAATTATGTAAGCCGGTTATTAGAGCTAAGTGTAAAGGTGGAAGTTTAGTATGCTTATTTAAATTATGGCTTCGTCCTTTTTTATCGGTAGATATAATATAACTGAATAGTATAATGTGATGAATTGATGGATGAAAAACTCTTCCAAGATAGCAAGGATATTTATATAgcttttacatacatgtacataccccCAGAGAGATCTGTTTTTTATGGTTCTTATGACGAGAACATAGCACAGGTGCTGGAATATGGTGTGGGTCGTTATAATagtaatgtttttgttattggtGACCTTAATAGTCGGACAGAAGTGGAACCTGATTTCATAGCCTTTGATATCCTACACCACCGCATAAACAGCCTAAGTGATGGTTTTGTAGAACAGTCGGTCCCCAAACATAAATCCGAAGAAGTTCAGCTGAACAGTTTTGGACGTTATCTGATAGGGTTGTGTAAATCAACTGATTTAAATATTGTCAATGGTGGTACTTCTGGAGACGGTAATGGTAAAATCTCCTTTTGTAATACAAATAGCACAAGCGTGATTGAGTATGTCCTTACCGATACACTGTCTAATGTTAAACGTTTTGAAGTAGGTTGTTATAATGAATTTTCAGATCATGCCCAAATATATGTTTCATTAAACTGTCATAAAACCGGAAACgatgattgtaaatgttgttcAGATGAGAGTAAGTATTCTGTGTCTAGTGTAGTTTGGTCAGATGGTGCTAAAAACAACCGCTAACTAATACCAAAGAAAGCATTGATGGGTGTTTGGCAAATTTCGTACAATGTACGCGTTCGTTGTTTGACCAATTTTGCTTACGACAGCGAAACGTATTGAATTATTCTTATATACCCTTGTCATTGTGTAAATAATAGTACGAAAACAAACAGATAAACCATGGTTCAATTATAATTGCATGAGGTTATGTTCCAATTATAAAACCGCTTTATCAATGTTTAATACAAACAGGTCATTTGATAACAGGGTGAATCTTTCTGAAGCtataaaatcttatatttatGCGAGGCGCAGTTGAAGCGCGCCTATACGGGTAATGGAAGAAGCATGATGGAAATGCTAAAACACAATAACCCGAAAGAATTTATAAACAGGTTTGCTAAGCGTCGCGTTAGTAACATTAGCGATCTAAAATTATATGGTTTCAATATTTCAAGGGTCTTGCTGGAGAAGTTTTCTCCTCTGATTCTGATAGTAGCGctgatggtatatataataactGAGTTTTTCCTGGGCtagatttgaattttaaaatagaaGAAGTAATGGATGTAATTTAAGGTATGTCTTTATAAGTCAGTAGGTATGGGTATGATCCTTAATGAATAGGAATATAAAGAATTTTTTTGCACCTGTTTTATTATAGTTATTCAATATCCTTATTGAAGTTGGTGATTTAGCTTGGGCACAGGGTGTAATTATTCCCTTGCACAAAACGGGagataaaaataatgttaataactACAGGGGTATTACCCTTATTAGTCATGTAGCTAAGTTATTTATTAGTCTTCTGAACAAAAGATTGTTGGAATGGAGCGTGTTTTCGTCGATTATAGTAGAACATTAGATAGTGTTACTCACGATAAACTCTTACTTAAATTATGTAGAAGTGGAATCAGGGGTAGGTTGATAGAagtaattaaatcaatttcaaaaatgtaaaatccTGTACAAAATTGAGGGGGAAATTATCTGCTATGTTCGATTTACATGTCGGACTCTGGTTAGATCCCCGATACTATATTCTCTTTTTGTACATGATATGGAAAGTGCACTATTTTATTCTTATTGCCATAGTTGTCAATTGCAACTTTTAAATTTGTTCATTCTCATGTATACTGATGATACGGTTTTATTCACCGAAGATGCTAATGATCTCCaaaatatttgaattgtttgcaaactttttcTAATAAGTGGAGTTAAACTgtgaatacaaaaaaaaagttattcTTAGAAAGAACAAGCGTTTGCTACCAAATGAGCATTGGAAATTGCAAGGTGAGAATATCGAGTtagttgatatttgttttgttatttgggCCTATTCTTTAATTATAACGGAATGTTTACCATGGTACAGAAAACATAAGCATCACAGGGAAGGAAAGCGTATTATCTTCTTAAAAGTAGAATAAGAAGTTATATGCTTAATGCTGAAACTGAATTATCActatttgatacatatatagcaTGCATACTTAATTACTGTTGTGAGGTGTGGGGTCATCACCCAGcaccaaaataaaatatgtgcATCTTTTATTCCTTAAAGAAATGTGAAGAAAACAGTCAATAGCTCCATGATGTATTTTGGACTGGtagatataatgataattaaatattggTTAAAGCTGCACGAAAAGAACagataattgtatattaaagtCGTACTATGATACTATATTTGAGCTCAATATAAGAAaacttaattataaattaaactGGGTCTATGAGATAAAACAAATGAGTTAGGTAGACAAAGATTTAACTATGTTTGGTTTGCTCAAAAGGTACATAAtgaaaaacagattttgaaaacatttatacaaatttgGTAATTTTTGTTGTTGCAAACACCagataaaagaaaatgttttatgaaTCTGTAGTTAGTGATTAATTAAAGTTCGTTCatttaataaattgtatttagTAATAGGAACTAtcctccgccatcttgaatGGTACGTTcagtatgatttttttttatgtatatgtataacctATATGCTGTATTACATTTGGTGATTTAAAAACTAATAACTTGAAGTtatagtctgggctaaaaatacaggtaacatatcatgtGACCCAGTGATGCCAACAATACCAAAATGGATCATCATGGTCCATTAGCGCGCTGTGGGTTGTGAACGGATTATGTAGCCAATCAATACAATATGAAATAAACTTATAGGAATTTACACTACTCATCCATGCATGCCCTTTGTCTACActgcagttcatttacattttactttgaatgatacgGAGTAAATCGGTTATGATCCCCCCACCTCCATTTTTTTGATCCAATGCAAATTTTCTATCTTGATACTAAATACTTtatgtttaatataaatatgaCCAAGAAAAATTTAAtggttttattcattttgaataAGATACATCTTCGTGATTCGAACCCTCGGGTTGCATAGCGATGGTTCTATTATATGAGCTATGCGGTTTATGTTATGAGTTTTAGTCAGTCTAGAAAATGctaaaaattaagatattttatcaactacatgttttcaatttttcaataccagcgcatcggaggacTACTTTATAAGAATAgaattttagttgtcttttggtacatagCATAAAACTGGATAGAGTTAAAGTAAGTCTTCCGATACGCTCTATGccaaaaaatgatatgaatggAGGAAACCCACCCTTGAAAGTTACAAATAAcccgatgatgcaactttacgaTCAATTAATAAAATATCCATTGTAATGAACAAACTATtttttcgcaaataagaatttatatgttatagatataaGGTTTATATTTAAAAACTCAGTTTTAAACACtaatgtgtttgattttgaaaacggtcaccgttaggtcgaaacagcCCAATATGCGCTATACCACTTTAAGCATGTTGTCAAATATTTCCAAAAGGTGATTTTGTAATTACCAGTGATATCGTTGTAAACAACAATACTAGTATTATAAATCACATaccaaataataaaaaacacaaatctcaaatatatgtcattgtttattttctgagtacatttgtataacaacAGTCGCCATTGAAACTAGGCATTAACTTGATAACTAACTATTAACGtttatcttatataaaaaaTCAGACGTTCATGTCAATGGCGATCACGAAGTCCTTTAATAATGAATTTTAATGGATTTGAGTGTGTTGTAAAATATCCCAAACAACTGAGTAACAGAGGAACAGTCCATCTAATGTCGTTTGAAGATTTCGTCCAACGACATCCTCGCTTACTTCTTACACGTGCAATCTGCGGCACACTTGCAGGTGGTGGGTCCAGTACAGCCTACGCCGCAAGTACAGTCCCCTGAAACAACATTTATAGTTGTGAATGATTATTGATTTACGTTATATgatcattattttaaaatccatatgtGTTCAGTCAGAGAGCGCACTGCCTTCCATTGTGACaatgttaatttgtttttatttcttcagaagaaatacattttgttatgttttcaaATAAAGCTTCAGTACTGAAGACATTATGATCCAGTTTCATAATAGATACATATTCTTCTGTAATTCTTTTATAATTCCTATAGCTTTTCGTACTTATTTACGAACAACATATAATGCACTTACCAGATGCGCAGTTGCATTTGCACTTTGGACATGAACACTTGCCATTACACTTGCAGGCGCTGGTTCCACAACATTTTCCGGACTGACAGTCCGTGGAACACACGAAGTTAGCTCCTGAAACAGAAGGGAAACTTTGATAAACGATAGCTTTCTAAGAAATAAAACCGTTAGTTGAAAATTCAATATACACTAATATGCTTCCGATAATGAAGGCTCAGTGATTATATAAAACTGTGTTAACAGATAAATATCCCTTGTCTCTAGTCTTACTGTAAGTGGAGTTTAACTCGATCTAAGTGCATGCAGTGTGTCATATTATTTCACTGACGTTTGTGTATAATCCTGCGACAGCTATGTCACGTACTGCTAGAAATACAGCCCACTTTAGAACCCTATGACAAGGAATGACGTAATATCACACCTACTATCGTCAGGAAAACAGAGCAATATTGTAACATGATTTCCGTGTAAACACAACACACCTACCATCGACATGATACCAAACAAACAAGTTATCACTACACCTAGTATTCATTGGTGAACTAGGCAATTAGCGGATATGACGAACTGGCATTGTTAACAACTGTCTAAATATATATGgctatcaaatattttgaaatcacAACTTCCGTGTTTAAGCAAGATTTAAATCAACATAAACTTATCTAACGTTTGTACTATGAAATCAACATTAACGGGTTTGAACGGGTAGTTAtcacataatttatatatactgttgataTAAAAATCTACGACCAAAATACTATCTTTGATTAATAAATTTTCACTATACCCCAACACATAGCACCttgaaacaaataaatgatGAATGTAATGGCAATAATTATTCGCAATGTTTACCACACTATATAATATCAGTAGggatttgacaaaaaaaaaagaatatacgAAGAAAGTTAAACACACATTACCTGCACATTTACATCCGGACTTGCAGTTAGGACACTGACAGGCGTCACTGCACTTACAGGAATCTCCGCACGTGCACGCAACCCCCATCTGACAGACTCCGTCAGGACAGGCAGCACTCTTTGCAGCTAAATTAGAAAAAGTATAGCTCATAGTtaacatatatgtattcaaTCTTCAGTTGATCGACACCTGGAATTTTTTCCCCAAAGATGTTAAAatattgtacaggtaaagtaGCATAATAGcataataatattacataatgtaGCTTTTGTTTGTAATAGATATTGATAATGCATGAAGTATATTAGCTGATTCTTAAAAGGCTACTTCTTGTATAATGTTTTTTCTCAATATTGTGATAAATGTATTTGATTAACCTTAATAGAAAAGCAAAAGAAAATAATGCAATTTCAGTTGTTATTTGGTTATTTAGTTAAATGTGGCAAATATGAAGATTTCGTCAAATTCTAAGTATGTCACTTTCCAATGAATTACTTAAATCATTGTTCAAGCTCTTTATTATCTTTGAGTCttccgactcatcagtatcctacacatatacaaaatacataacaATGGCAACATCAAAAATAATATCTACGTGCCAGAGAAACTATACTCGGAGAGCATAACTAAGTTAATGAAATTCTTTTGACATTTCCCGCTTTGATACATTTGGctaatttttttaattctttggTATTTTTTCCGTTAAATAACTTGATCAATTTAAACATACTAGTTTTTTGTAATAGCAACTTTTCCAATATTTCTTACGTATATCAGAATAGCATGTGCATTTTAGAATACAAAAATTCTTTCTCGACATCATTTAAATAACATACAGTTAAAATCATCAAGTGTCGCTGGATATTTTGATAACAACCCTTTTCTACATTTTAATCGTTTTCTCGCCGAACATATCACcgaaatgaatattttattaatcataattaaagACATAATATGCAAGTAGAATTAatatgaagaagaaaaaaatgaatgacGTGTGTAAGCCCTCCTGTGAGAGGACAGATatctgtaatatacatacatgttttgactgaataaaaagatatttaaaaaaataaataaatgaaaagaaagTAAAATCCCTTTCAAGATGTTCTCATTTGTTCTATGCAATCCTGTCTGTTCATATCTACAATTCTACCTTTAATTATAATGTAAGAgattgtcaatattttctatttGCCATAATTATATAGCCTTGGCCTATTCTATATAGGCCTAGGCTATATATGGCAAACAGAAACTATTGACAATATCtctaacattaaaataattgataaaatcGCTCTcgttttgtttaaatcttttatagaaaataaaaatacatttatttgttaaattgcCTGGCATCAAAATATCAGTTGGGATGCATTTTATACGCGCGTAGTACTTATTTTgcaatgaaataattttaaaaatctcGTAGATCAATGTTTGTATGGAATATGTTACGGTAATTTAAATTGGGACCAGTGATGATAATGAACAATGTATTAACAACTTACAGAAACATGCGCAGTTGACCTTACATCCAGAACATCTGCAATTGGAGGTACAGCAGTCGGCATCGGTACAGCCACATTTGCCCCCGGGACACTTGGCGCAGAAAACGGCTGTAATAAGAAAACCACAGtccatacatttgtatattgcaATAATCGAGGTCCAAACACATGTATAGGACATACAGCGTCAACTGAGAAAAGAGAAATGAAgtgaataattaaaaataaacgAGACAtcttattttttgtatttagtCTATTATCTTTCGTTATTGTAAGCTTAATCATTACCCCTGAGGACATTCACtatgttacattatttgtttgtttgtttgtttgtttgtttgttttttttttttttaatttttggcaACTGCTTCTAAATAAAGCGGGAAGGTGCAAATAcacaaaatgttttgtttatgaaatatccaTATTAGAGAGAAATATCCTGATAACCTTTGATGTCCACCTGCCTCATAAGAACTAATTAGGCGCGAAATTATTGGAATATTCATAAAAATGATTAACTCATGGATAcataattttatctattttcagTTTGAAGATGCACGTTGGAACTGACGAAAGAAACGAATTGCTGCAAAATTATTACGACATTGTATCCCAAATTTTGAATTGTATGTATACTAACATAAATAacgtaatatttatatataaaaaatacatttgtagataatatgcatatacaaataaataaattttatagaatatatatatatatactaagtacaccatacaacatacctctcgtcaatagcggacgtaaaacctgttaaataaataaaataaataacaacatacCTTCAGAAGACATTTCGGCTTGAACGAAATATATCGGTTGGTATAGAATATTTTCTTGGAATGGCTTGATCTATCTCTCTGCAGTGGATGATTAAATCAAATATGTAACTCTATTTATACGGAAACTTTACAATTACGTGTGCAAACTATAATCGTGTGCATTTACTATGATAAACACGTGAAAAACAAGGGTTGTGTGCAAAACATATGGGAAGGCAGTTGCAAGTAAACTAGGACCGTGTGCAAATAATTTATCATCAAAAGATATTTTGCGCACGACATATTGACGATCAATTTATCAGTAGTCTTAAGTCCAGCGTCTAGAACGTGTGCAGATTGATCccctataaatagaaaatttgcACACGGAACGTTCACGATCATTTTCTCAGCAAATTAAAAGTTCGTCCAGCGTTGGATACCAGGGTTGTGTTTATCCATAATATGGGATTCATATCAGGATCACTGTCTGTGTAAcaataataattatttacattgtatacattagCCTTTCCCAGTGTCAATTTACACACAATTTACCTCTAATTGTGAAATTTTGATGACCAATGCATTAGAAAAGAATAGATGTGGAGACAAAGACATAGTCTTACCaacatttaagatatatatagtcttacaccaatcatagatatagtcTTAcctacaccaatcatagatatagtcTTACCtccaccaatcatagatatagtcTTAcctacaccaatcatagatatagtcTTAcctacaccaatcatagatatagtcTTACCTACACCAATCATATATATAGTCTTACCAACACCAATCATATATATAGTCTTACCAACACTAATCATAGATATAGTCTTACCAACACTAATCATAGATATAGTCTTACCtccaccaatcatagatatagtcTTACCTACACCAATCATATATATAGTCTTACCAACACTAATCATAGATATAGTCTTAcctacaccaatcatagatatagtcTTACCTCCACCAATCATATATATAGTCTTACCtccaccaatcatagatatagtcTTACCAACACTAATCATAGATATAGTCTTACCAACACTAATCATAGATATAGTCTTAcctacaccaatcatagatatagtcTTACCtccaccaatcatagatatagtcTTACCTCCACCAATCATAGATAGTCTTACCAACACTAATCATAGAAATAGTCTTAcctacaccaatcatagatatagtcTTACcaacaccaatcatagatatagtcttacatacaccaatcatagatatagtcTTACcaacaccaatcatagatatagtcTTACATACACAAATCATAGATATAGTCTTACCAACACCAATCATATATATAGTCTTACCTACGccaatcatagatatagtcTTAcctacaccaatcatagatatagtcTTACCtccaccaatcatagatatagtcTTACCtccaccaatcatagatatagtcTTACCtccaccaatcatagatatagtcTTACCtccaccaatcatagatatagtcTTAcctacaccaatcatagatatagtcTTACATACACCAATCATAAATATAGTCTTACCtccaccaatcatagatatagtcTTACCTCCACCAATCATAGATAAAGTCTTACCTACACCAATCATCAATATAGTCTTACCTATACCAATCATATATATAGTCCTACCTACACCAATCATCAATATAGTCTTACcaacaccaatcatagatatagtcTTACCAACACCAATCGGAGATATAGTCtaacaccaatcatagatagTCTTACcaacaccaatcatagatatagtgtaacaccaatcatagatatagtcTTAcctacaccaatcatagatatagtcTTACcaacaccaatcatagatatagtcTTACCAACACCAATCGGAGATATAGTCtaacaccaatcatagatatagtcTTACCAACATCAATCATAGATATAGTGtaacaccaatcatagatatagtcTTACCAACACCAATCGGAAATATAGTCtaacaccaatcatagatatagtcTTACCTACACTAATCATAGATATAGTCTTAcctacaccaatcatagatatagtcTTACcaacaccaatcatagatatagtcTTAcctacaccaatcatagatatagtcTTACCTACACTAATCATATATATAGTCTTAcctacaccaatcatagataaaGTCTTACCTACACCAATCATCAATATAGTCTTACCTATACCAATCATATATATAGTCCTACCTACACCAATCATCAATATAGTCTTACcaacaccaatcatagatatagtcTTACCAACACCAATCGGAGATATAGTCtaacaccaatcatagatatagtcTTACcaacaccaatcatagatatagtgtaacaccaatcatagatatagtcTTAcctacaccaatcatagatatagtcTTACcaacaccaatcatagatatagtcTTACCAACACCAATCGGAGATATAGTCtaacaccaatcatagatatagtcTTACCAACATCAATCATAGATATAGTGtaacaccaatcatagatatagtcTTACCAACACCAATCGGAAATATAGTCtaacaccaatcatagatatagtcTTACCTACACTAATCATAGATATAGTCTTAcctacaccaatcatagatatagtcTTACcaacaccaatcatagatatagtcTTAcctacaccaatcatagatatagtcTTACCTACACTAATCATATATATAGTCTTACCTACACCAATCATATATATAGTCTTAcctaca is a window encoding:
- the LOC117327793 gene encoding metallothionein-like, which codes for MSSEAVFCAKCPGGKCGCTDADCCTSNCRCSGCKVNCACFSAKSAACPDGVCQMGVACTCGDSCKCSDACQCPNCKSGCKCAGANFVCSTDCQSGKCCGTSACKCNGKCSCPKCKCNCASGDCTCGVGCTGPTTCKCAADCTCKK